One stretch of Nocardia mangyaensis DNA includes these proteins:
- a CDS encoding Lrp/AsnC family transcriptional regulator, with protein sequence MRTPAKLDELDLAILTAMHEFQKAGILELSRRTKVARATVQARINRMEEAGVIASYDPQLDVTAAGFDVQAFVTLEIAQGALDTVSAELAAIPGVLEAYATTGSGDVLCRIGADSHAGLQAVLLSIDRTGSVVRSHSVIVLSTVVARRTMPLLRTLTPAGTAKAPAYRDQR encoded by the coding sequence ATGCGAACGCCCGCGAAACTGGACGAGCTCGATCTGGCGATCCTGACCGCGATGCACGAGTTCCAGAAGGCAGGAATCCTCGAGCTCTCGCGCCGGACGAAGGTGGCGCGCGCGACCGTGCAGGCGCGGATCAACCGGATGGAGGAGGCGGGGGTGATCGCCTCCTACGACCCGCAGCTCGATGTCACCGCGGCCGGTTTCGATGTGCAGGCGTTCGTCACCCTGGAGATCGCGCAGGGCGCGCTGGACACCGTCAGCGCCGAGCTCGCCGCGATCCCCGGGGTCCTGGAGGCGTACGCGACCACCGGCTCCGGGGACGTGCTGTGCCGCATCGGCGCCGATTCGCACGCCGGCTTGCAGGCCGTGCTGCTCAGCATCGACCGGACCGGCTCGGTGGTCCGCTCGCACAGCGTGATCGTGCTCTCGACGGTCGTCGCCCGGCGCACCATGCCGCTGCTGCGCACGCTCACCCCGGCGGGCACGGCGAAGGCACCCGCCTACCGGGATCAGCGCTGA
- a CDS encoding amidohydrolase family protein — protein sequence MGTPASVVITDVTVYTEQGWTPGEVVVRDGVVLALAAGPEHADLPRFDGGNGYLLPGFVNTHTHLQQAVLRGVGEGLPLLEWLRCVGEHTVAATPEQTYLSALAGGLELLRSGVTTVVEHMWPSPSDAVHQAMIRALDELGIRVVLGRGVADRADITRKWGLDPRLMQPLDEVLAHVDELDKHLLGTRITTALAVPNPRCLTLEGMAATREYAQATGKTVSIHVLETTTDDDMCRLHAGASAVDYLDAGGFLWDRTLAVHCVNLDEHGRAVFADRGVAVSYNPVSNMRLGSGVAPVPEMLAAGIDVTLGVDGAASNDTQDMLLALRFGAYLQRAANKRADLLGFEAMLRMATGAAGRVLGRPARTGIAVGDRADLTLVRFDRDFACLPVLDPGATLLTAASPRVIDTVWVDGEAVIRDGSSTRVDAQDLAQRLIRMR from the coding sequence ATGGGAACTCCCGCGTCCGTTGTCATCACCGATGTCACCGTCTATACCGAACAGGGCTGGACGCCCGGCGAGGTCGTCGTCCGCGACGGCGTGGTCCTCGCCTTGGCGGCCGGTCCCGAACACGCCGATCTGCCGCGTTTCGACGGCGGCAACGGCTACCTGCTGCCCGGTTTCGTCAACACCCACACCCACCTGCAGCAGGCCGTGCTGCGCGGCGTCGGCGAGGGTCTGCCGTTGCTGGAATGGCTGCGCTGCGTGGGCGAGCACACCGTGGCCGCCACCCCGGAACAGACCTATCTCTCGGCTCTGGCCGGTGGTCTGGAGCTGCTGCGCAGCGGTGTGACCACCGTGGTCGAGCACATGTGGCCCAGCCCGTCCGACGCGGTTCACCAGGCGATGATCCGCGCCCTCGACGAGCTCGGCATCCGCGTCGTCCTCGGTCGCGGTGTCGCCGACCGCGCCGACATCACCCGCAAGTGGGGCCTCGACCCGCGCCTCATGCAGCCACTCGACGAGGTACTGGCGCACGTCGACGAACTCGACAAACACCTGCTCGGTACCCGTATCACCACCGCCCTCGCCGTCCCGAACCCGCGCTGCCTCACCCTCGAGGGGATGGCGGCGACCCGCGAGTACGCGCAGGCCACCGGCAAGACGGTGTCTATACATGTACTCGAGACCACCACCGACGACGACATGTGCCGATTGCATGCAGGCGCCTCGGCCGTCGACTACCTCGACGCCGGCGGCTTCCTCTGGGACCGCACCCTGGCCGTGCACTGCGTCAATCTCGACGAGCACGGTCGCGCGGTCTTCGCCGATCGCGGTGTCGCCGTCTCCTACAACCCGGTCTCGAACATGCGCTTGGGCAGCGGCGTCGCCCCGGTCCCGGAAATGCTCGCCGCGGGCATCGACGTCACCCTCGGCGTCGACGGCGCGGCCAGCAACGACACCCAGGACATGCTGCTGGCCCTGCGCTTCGGCGCGTATCTGCAGCGTGCGGCCAACAAGCGGGCCGACCTGCTCGGTTTCGAAGCCATGCTGCGGATGGCCACCGGCGCGGCGGGCCGGGTCCTCGGCCGCCCTGCGCGCACTGGCATCGCCGTCGGCGACCGTGCCGACCTCACCTTGGTCCGCTTCGATCGCGACTTCGCCTGCCTGCCCGTCCTCGACCCCGGCGCCACCCTGCTCACCGCCGCGTCACCGCGTGTGATCGACACCGTCTGGGTCGACGGCGAGGCCGTGATCCGTGACGGCAGCAGCACCAGGGTCGATGCCCAGGATCTCGCACAACGCCTGATTCGCATGCGCTGA
- a CDS encoding NADPH:quinone oxidoreductase family protein: MRAAQVGKLDGPSAIEIVDLPEPAVYPGGVLIDVHAAGIAFPDVLMTRGLYQMKPGLPFVVGGEVAGVVREAPEGSALRPGARVAALTMLGNGVAEVAVAPEHAVFELPDNVSLEAGAGILFNDLTVHFCLTTRGRLAEGETVLVHGAAGGIGTSTLRMAKALGAGRVIAVVSTESKAQVAKANGATDVVLAEGWLAAVKELTGGRGVDIVLDPVGGDRFTDSIRSLAGGGRLLVVGFTAGEIPTVKVNRLLLKNVEVIGAAWGEWVMSHPTYLAEQWAEVAPLLASGAIPAPDPVLYPLERTAGAVAALDERTATGKVVVQLR, from the coding sequence ATGCGCGCAGCCCAGGTCGGCAAGTTGGATGGTCCGTCGGCGATCGAGATCGTCGACCTGCCCGAACCCGCGGTCTACCCCGGTGGGGTGCTGATCGATGTGCACGCCGCGGGGATCGCCTTCCCCGACGTGCTGATGACGCGCGGTCTCTACCAGATGAAGCCGGGCCTGCCCTTCGTCGTCGGCGGCGAGGTCGCCGGTGTCGTGCGCGAGGCGCCGGAGGGCTCGGCGCTGCGCCCGGGTGCCCGGGTGGCCGCGCTGACCATGCTCGGCAACGGCGTCGCCGAGGTGGCGGTCGCGCCCGAACACGCGGTCTTCGAGTTGCCGGACAACGTCTCGCTCGAGGCGGGCGCCGGCATTCTGTTCAACGACCTCACCGTCCACTTCTGCCTCACCACACGCGGCAGGCTCGCCGAGGGCGAGACCGTGCTGGTCCACGGCGCCGCGGGCGGTATCGGCACCTCCACCCTGCGGATGGCCAAGGCACTGGGTGCGGGCCGGGTGATCGCGGTGGTGAGCACCGAGTCGAAGGCTCAGGTCGCCAAGGCCAACGGCGCCACCGATGTGGTGCTCGCCGAGGGCTGGCTGGCCGCGGTGAAAGAGCTCACCGGCGGGCGCGGCGTCGACATCGTCCTCGATCCCGTCGGCGGTGACCGGTTCACCGACAGCATTCGCTCCCTGGCCGGTGGCGGTCGGCTCCTGGTCGTCGGTTTCACCGCGGGGGAGATCCCGACCGTGAAGGTGAACCGCCTGCTGCTCAAGAATGTCGAGGTCATCGGCGCCGCCTGGGGCGAATGGGTGATGAGCCATCCCACCTATCTCGCCGAGCAGTGGGCCGAGGTCGCGCCCCTGCTGGCCTCGGGCGCGATCCCAGCGCCCGACCCGGTGCTCTACCCCCTCGAGCGGACCGCTGGAGCCGTTGCGGCGCTCGATGAGCGGACCGCCACTGGAAAGGTGGTCGTTCAGCTCCGCTGA
- a CDS encoding ABC transporter substrate-binding protein — protein sequence MKKPLPVRRFGVAALAVLLAGAASACSDDAAETAAVALESAPAEQQLAADCPGTVVVQLQWAPETDSGPIFGLLGPGYQVDADNNKITGPLVTDGKDTGVQLEIRAGGPAIGFQTVPSQMYVDQSITLGLAHSEHAIAAAGQQPIVAVTTLLRNSPQMLMWDPSTNPGWQGIADIGKSGKPIVVSKGQLYPDWLVARGLVKPEQIDASYDNSPSRFVTDPSFAQQGFANAEPFTYENEVRAWNKPVSYQLLKDVGYEGYARTVNVRADKLDELRPCLKKLVPMIQTATAQFTADPSHVNDVVVDVVSQNPKLSPYSAELAAFGSTALIDGGLIGNDTDGVLGSFDEARVQRIIDEFGPILRTGGADVPAGLTATDLVTKEFLDPAISVTG from the coding sequence ATGAAGAAGCCACTTCCCGTGCGCCGCTTCGGCGTCGCCGCGCTCGCCGTCCTGCTCGCCGGCGCCGCCTCGGCCTGTTCCGACGACGCCGCCGAGACCGCCGCTGTCGCCCTCGAATCCGCCCCCGCCGAGCAGCAGCTCGCCGCCGACTGCCCGGGCACCGTCGTCGTGCAGCTGCAGTGGGCGCCGGAAACCGATTCCGGGCCGATCTTCGGTCTGCTCGGCCCCGGCTACCAGGTCGACGCCGACAACAACAAGATCACCGGTCCGCTCGTCACCGACGGCAAGGACACCGGGGTGCAGCTCGAGATCCGCGCGGGCGGCCCCGCCATCGGGTTCCAGACGGTGCCCTCGCAGATGTATGTCGATCAGTCGATCACCCTCGGCCTGGCCCACTCCGAGCACGCGATCGCCGCCGCCGGACAGCAGCCGATCGTCGCGGTCACCACCCTGCTGCGTAACAGCCCGCAGATGCTGATGTGGGACCCGTCGACCAATCCCGGCTGGCAGGGCATCGCCGACATCGGCAAGTCGGGCAAGCCGATCGTGGTCTCCAAGGGCCAGCTGTACCCGGACTGGTTGGTCGCGCGTGGACTGGTGAAGCCCGAGCAGATCGACGCCTCCTACGACAACTCGCCCTCGCGCTTCGTCACCGACCCGTCCTTCGCCCAGCAGGGCTTCGCCAACGCCGAACCGTTCACCTACGAAAACGAGGTGCGCGCGTGGAACAAGCCGGTGAGCTACCAGCTGCTCAAGGATGTCGGCTACGAGGGCTATGCCCGCACCGTGAACGTGCGCGCCGACAAGCTCGACGAACTGCGGCCCTGCCTGAAGAAGCTGGTGCCGATGATCCAGACGGCCACCGCGCAGTTCACGGCCGACCCGTCCCACGTCAACGACGTGGTCGTGGACGTGGTCTCGCAGAACCCCAAGCTCAGCCCCTACAGCGCCGAACTGGCCGCGTTCGGTTCGACGGCACTCATCGACGGTGGCCTGATCGGCAATGACACCGACGGCGTCCTCGGCAGTTTCGACGAGGCCCGCGTCCAGCGCATCATCGACGAATTCGGACCCATCCTGCGGACCGGCGGCGCCGACGTGCCAGCCGGGCTGACGGCCACGGACCTGGTCACCAAGGAATTCCTCGATCCCGCCATCTCCGTCACCGGATAA
- a CDS encoding GntR family transcriptional regulator has protein sequence MTVDGTSSLLGQSVHRQIRQMVLSGELTPGQALSVPALATKLGVSRSPVREAVQQLIYEGLAVSAPHAGAKVAAVDDDRIRDVLAVRAALDGLAAAAAATRLTDADLDKLGAIIAAQEANLDDSTDATRDAQLDIEFHTFIRDASGNSCVVDELARLEAQAHLYRGDLWCSARNRRVALREHRRIVEALESGHPESARAAAEAHVQGLLTRLARQ, from the coding sequence ATGACCGTGGACGGCACCTCCTCGCTGCTCGGGCAGTCGGTACACCGCCAGATCAGGCAGATGGTCCTTTCCGGCGAGCTGACCCCGGGCCAGGCGCTCAGCGTGCCCGCGCTGGCGACCAAGCTCGGGGTCAGTCGCAGTCCCGTCCGCGAGGCGGTGCAGCAGCTGATCTACGAGGGGCTCGCGGTGAGCGCGCCGCACGCGGGCGCCAAGGTGGCCGCCGTCGACGACGACCGGATCCGCGACGTGCTCGCGGTCCGCGCCGCCCTCGACGGCCTGGCCGCCGCCGCGGCCGCCACCCGGCTCACCGACGCCGACCTCGACAAGCTCGGCGCCATCATCGCCGCCCAGGAAGCGAACCTCGACGACAGCACCGACGCCACCCGTGACGCCCAGCTCGACATCGAATTCCACACCTTCATCCGCGACGCCTCCGGCAACAGCTGCGTCGTCGACGAGCTGGCCCGCCTGGAAGCCCAGGCCCACCTCTACCGCGGCGACCTGTGGTGCTCGGCCCGCAACCGTCGCGTGGCCCTGCGCGAACACCGGCGCATCGTCGAGGCCCTCGAATCCGGACACCCGGAATCGGCGCGCGCTGCGGCCGAGGCGCACGTCCAAGGCCTGCTGACCCGCCTCGCCCGGCAGTGA
- a CDS encoding ABC transporter permease, whose product MVSIVARAAAPAATPAPADPRTKLPPPIAQLRKFGSVLVAPLVSITLALAAWYAVSMLVLSESRRFLLPPPHVVFSESLADPAKLEVMLEALVVTARVAIFGLVISAVLGVAIAVLMSQAKPIEKVVYPYAVVLQAIPVLAVVPLIGLWLGYGFAARTTVCVLIAIHPIIAMTLFGIKSVDANLQELFALGRAGRVRRLWSLQLPAALPSTLTGLRTAAGLSVTGAIIGDMFFAQGKPGIGTLLDTYRARLQSEDLIGALLLAALFGVLVFTVFTVVQKVSVGRWHNSAH is encoded by the coding sequence ATGGTCAGCATCGTGGCCCGCGCCGCCGCTCCAGCCGCTACCCCCGCTCCTGCCGACCCCCGGACGAAGCTGCCGCCTCCCATCGCGCAGTTGCGCAAGTTCGGCAGTGTCCTTGTCGCGCCGCTTGTTTCGATCACCCTGGCCCTGGCCGCCTGGTACGCGGTGTCGATGCTGGTGCTCAGCGAGAGCCGCCGGTTCCTGCTGCCGCCACCGCATGTGGTGTTCAGCGAATCGCTGGCCGATCCCGCCAAACTCGAGGTGATGCTCGAGGCGCTGGTGGTCACCGCCAGGGTCGCGATCTTCGGCCTGGTGATCTCGGCCGTGCTCGGTGTCGCCATCGCGGTGCTGATGAGTCAGGCCAAGCCGATCGAGAAGGTTGTCTACCCGTATGCCGTGGTGCTGCAGGCGATTCCGGTGCTCGCCGTGGTGCCGCTGATCGGTCTGTGGCTGGGCTACGGCTTCGCCGCCCGCACCACGGTGTGCGTGCTGATCGCGATTCACCCGATCATCGCGATGACGCTGTTCGGCATCAAATCCGTCGACGCCAACCTGCAGGAACTGTTCGCCCTCGGCCGCGCCGGTCGGGTGCGCAGGCTCTGGTCACTGCAACTGCCCGCCGCGCTGCCGTCGACCCTGACCGGCTTGCGCACTGCCGCGGGGCTTTCGGTCACCGGCGCCATCATCGGCGACATGTTCTTCGCGCAGGGCAAACCCGGTATCGGCACCCTGCTCGACACCTACCGGGCCCGGCTGCAGTCGGAGGACCTGATCGGCGCGCTGCTGCTGGCCGCGCTGTTCGGCGTGCTCGTTTTCACCGTATTCACCGTGGTGCAGAAGGTCAGCGTCGGCCGCTGGCACAACTCGGCCCACTAG
- a CDS encoding cation:proton antiporter family protein has protein sequence MDIAFIVAAFAGGLVAMLVRLPPLVGFLVAGFVLNAMGYGLTPELETIADLGVTLLLFTIGLKLDVRSLARREIWGTATAHMAVTTLAIAGFIGVLKFSGFALLAGTGWSDLLLLGFALSFSSTVFAVKVLDERGEATALYGRIAIGVLVMQDIFAVVFITASTGNYPSLWALLLLLLIPLAPLLHRVLDRIGHGEMQVLFGVVAALVLGYSLFDLVGVKGDLGALLLGMVIAPAANAAPLAKSLFSLKELFLVGFFLSIGLTAMPTVQTFLIATALLLLIPLKGALFTVLFLLGRLRARTALLAGLTLSNYSEFGLIVGALAASKGWLHQDWLVVIALTVAMSFTASAVLNSRGESLYRRYGEWLKRREHAELLDIDQHIQIDDAQSVVLGMGRVGRGAYDRLRDTHGLTVVGVEQDPRVIAELRVQGYRVVQGDAADSDFWERVTLTDVELIVLAMPHQQGNLAALDSVGNSNCQATIAGIVTRTEDIAELRARGADHVFHLYGEAGKALADDAIRSRTEN, from the coding sequence CACCACTGGTCGGATTCCTGGTAGCGGGCTTCGTGCTCAACGCCATGGGCTACGGGCTCACTCCCGAGCTGGAAACCATCGCCGACCTCGGGGTCACGCTCCTGCTGTTCACCATCGGCCTGAAGCTCGATGTGCGGTCGCTGGCTCGACGGGAGATCTGGGGGACAGCCACCGCGCACATGGCCGTCACGACCCTGGCCATCGCCGGGTTCATCGGCGTACTGAAGTTCAGCGGCTTCGCGCTGTTGGCCGGGACCGGCTGGAGCGATCTGCTCCTGCTCGGCTTCGCACTGTCGTTCTCCAGCACGGTCTTCGCGGTGAAGGTGCTCGACGAACGAGGGGAAGCGACCGCGCTCTACGGGCGGATCGCGATCGGTGTCCTGGTGATGCAGGACATTTTCGCTGTCGTGTTCATCACAGCGTCCACCGGCAATTACCCGAGCCTGTGGGCTCTGCTCCTGCTGCTGCTCATCCCGCTCGCTCCGCTACTGCATCGCGTACTCGATCGGATCGGCCACGGCGAGATGCAGGTGCTGTTCGGGGTCGTCGCGGCGCTGGTCCTCGGCTACTCCCTGTTCGACCTCGTCGGGGTCAAGGGTGATCTGGGCGCGCTGCTGCTCGGCATGGTGATCGCCCCCGCCGCGAACGCGGCCCCGCTGGCCAAATCACTGTTCTCGCTGAAGGAACTGTTCCTCGTCGGCTTCTTCCTCAGCATCGGGCTCACCGCGATGCCGACAGTGCAGACCTTCCTCATCGCCACCGCCCTGCTGTTGCTGATCCCGCTCAAGGGTGCCCTGTTCACCGTGCTCTTCCTGCTCGGGCGTCTACGTGCGCGCACCGCGCTGCTGGCCGGGCTGACGTTGAGCAACTACTCGGAGTTCGGGCTGATCGTCGGCGCGCTCGCGGCGTCCAAAGGCTGGCTCCACCAGGACTGGCTGGTGGTGATCGCCTTGACGGTCGCCATGAGCTTCACCGCCTCCGCGGTGTTGAACTCGCGTGGCGAGAGCCTGTATCGCCGGTACGGCGAGTGGCTGAAGCGGCGCGAGCACGCCGAACTGCTCGACATCGACCAGCACATCCAGATCGACGACGCGCAGTCGGTGGTACTCGGCATGGGACGGGTCGGCCGAGGTGCCTACGACCGGCTGCGCGACACCCACGGACTGACCGTCGTGGGAGTGGAGCAGGATCCGCGAGTCATCGCCGAGCTGCGCGTGCAGGGATACCGGGTCGTGCAGGGCGACGCCGCCGACTCCGACTTCTGGGAACGGGTGACCCTGACCGACGTGGAACTCATCGTGCTGGCCATGCCGCACCAACAAGGCAACCTGGCCGCTCTCGACAGCGTCGGTAACAGCAACTGTCAGGCCACGATCGCCGGCATCGTCACCAGGACCGAGGACATCGCCGAGCTTCGGGCTCGCGGCGCCGACCATGTGTTCCATCTCTACGGTGAAGCCGGTAAGGCGCTGGCCGACGACGCGATCCGGAGCCGCACCGAGAACTGA
- a CDS encoding isopenicillin N synthase family dioxygenase gives MTASYDLSEVSREKQMGGLGRETADREIRVIDLTDFDARRAEITDQLWAAATEIGFFQLSGHGIPQDLIDGMFGATADFFALPEDVKGQYPLVKKDNAGWESLSQVRPSIGVPDQKESYQVTRPHMDQLWPSESELAGFRARVLDFEHRAWAVAMRVLSCFADRLGLAREHFTAAHDPESPNYQSALRLLHYFAVPEELRGVPGRWRAGAHTDFDCLTLLFQRDGQGGLQVCPGKEMEEQEWTSITPSSSLITCNIGDMLTRWSDDLLPSNFHRVRSPGEGEYQGERYSIAYFAQADRDAIIQGPAGKYPPVTAADFLTQRVRANYQPRG, from the coding sequence ATGACCGCCAGCTACGACCTGTCCGAAGTCTCGCGCGAGAAGCAGATGGGCGGACTCGGCCGGGAAACCGCCGACCGCGAGATCCGCGTCATCGACCTCACCGACTTCGACGCCCGTCGCGCCGAGATCACCGACCAGCTGTGGGCCGCCGCCACCGAGATCGGCTTCTTCCAGCTCTCCGGCCACGGCATCCCGCAAGATCTGATCGACGGAATGTTCGGCGCCACAGCAGACTTCTTCGCCCTCCCCGAGGATGTGAAAGGCCAGTATCCGCTGGTCAAGAAGGACAACGCGGGCTGGGAATCGCTGAGCCAGGTGCGCCCGTCCATCGGCGTACCGGATCAGAAGGAGTCCTACCAGGTCACCCGCCCACACATGGACCAGCTCTGGCCCAGCGAGTCCGAACTGGCCGGATTCCGTGCCCGCGTACTCGATTTCGAGCACCGAGCCTGGGCGGTGGCGATGCGGGTGCTGTCCTGCTTCGCCGATCGGCTCGGTCTGGCGCGCGAACACTTCACCGCCGCACACGATCCCGAGTCGCCGAACTACCAGAGCGCGCTGCGACTGCTGCACTACTTCGCCGTCCCCGAAGAACTGCGTGGCGTCCCCGGTCGCTGGCGGGCAGGCGCGCACACCGACTTCGACTGCCTGACCCTGCTGTTCCAGCGCGACGGTCAGGGCGGGCTGCAGGTGTGCCCCGGCAAGGAGATGGAAGAACAGGAATGGACTTCCATCACCCCGTCGTCGAGCCTGATCACCTGCAATATCGGGGACATGCTCACCCGCTGGAGCGATGACCTGCTGCCGTCGAACTTCCACCGGGTCCGCAGCCCCGGCGAGGGCGAGTACCAGGGCGAGCGCTACAGCATCGCCTACTTCGCCCAGGCCGACCGCGACGCGATCATCCAGGGCCCCGCCGGCAAGTACCCGCCCGTCACCGCCGCGGACTTCTTGACCCAGCGCGTGCGGGCCAACTATCAGCCGCGAGGATAA
- the hppD gene encoding 4-hydroxyphenylpyruvate dioxygenase, translating to MTIEQQLVGLIAHDDSVDPFPVTGWDALVWVVGNATQSAHFLQSAFGMRLEAYSGPETGNRDHKAFVLRSGGARFVVKGAVDPGSALVAHHDRHGDGIVDIALEVPDVDRCIAWARTHGATILTEPHDESDEFGTVRSAALAIYGETRHTLIDRSAYAGPYLPGYVARTSTRQPRRDRLFQAIDHVVGNVELGMMDRWVEFYREVMGFTNMAEFVGDDIATEYSALMSKVVANGNHRVKFPLNEPAVGRKRSQIDEYLEFYRGPGVQHIALATGDIIATVDALRAEGVEFLATPDTYYEDPDLRARIGHVRVPVDDLQRRGILVDRDEDGYLLQIFTRPLADRPTVFFELIERHGSLGFGKGNFKALFQAIEREQAARGNL from the coding sequence ATGACCATTGAGCAGCAGCTCGTCGGGCTGATCGCCCATGACGACAGTGTCGATCCGTTTCCGGTGACCGGGTGGGACGCGCTGGTGTGGGTCGTCGGCAACGCGACCCAGAGCGCGCACTTCCTGCAGTCCGCGTTCGGGATGCGGCTCGAGGCCTACTCCGGGCCCGAGACCGGCAACCGCGACCACAAGGCGTTCGTATTGCGCAGCGGGGGAGCGCGGTTCGTCGTCAAGGGCGCGGTCGATCCCGGCAGTGCGCTCGTCGCCCACCACGACCGCCACGGCGACGGCATCGTCGACATCGCCCTCGAGGTGCCCGATGTGGATCGCTGTATCGCCTGGGCGCGCACCCACGGCGCCACGATCCTGACCGAACCGCACGACGAGAGCGACGAATTCGGCACCGTCCGCTCGGCGGCGCTGGCGATCTACGGCGAGACCAGACACACGCTGATCGACCGGTCGGCCTACGCCGGTCCCTATCTACCCGGCTATGTCGCGCGCACGTCGACTCGGCAACCGCGCCGGGACAGGCTGTTCCAGGCGATCGATCACGTGGTCGGCAATGTGGAACTCGGCATGATGGACCGCTGGGTCGAGTTCTACCGCGAGGTCATGGGATTCACGAACATGGCCGAGTTCGTCGGTGACGACATCGCCACCGAGTACTCCGCGCTGATGAGCAAGGTCGTCGCCAATGGCAACCACCGGGTCAAGTTCCCGCTCAACGAACCGGCGGTGGGCCGCAAGCGCTCTCAGATCGACGAGTACCTCGAGTTCTACCGCGGGCCCGGCGTGCAGCACATCGCGCTGGCCACCGGCGACATCATCGCCACCGTCGACGCGCTGCGCGCCGAGGGTGTCGAATTCCTGGCCACCCCCGACACCTACTACGAAGACCCCGACCTACGCGCCCGAATCGGCCACGTGCGAGTACCGGTGGACGATCTGCAGCGCCGCGGCATCCTGGTCGACCGCGACGAGGACGGCTACCTGCTGCAGATCTTCACCCGCCCGCTCGCCGATCGCCCCACCGTCTTCTTCGAACTCATCGAGCGGCATGGCTCACTGGGCTTCGGAAAGGGCAATTTCAAAGCCCTGTTCCAGGCCATCGAACGAGAACAGGCCGCGCGGGGCAACCTGTGA
- a CDS encoding ABC transporter ATP-binding protein produces MTLYDTVNDADARTLLSGMEVSFAGVSKRFGGPGDAEGTLALTDIDLDIREGEFVAVVGPSGCGKSTLLRLAAGLEPVTDGAVAVRTNSIGFIFQEATLLPWRKVRRNVELSAELAGVDRAVRRARVERAIEAVGLADFANKLPNQLSGGMRMRVSLARALSLEPRLMLLDEPFGALDEMTRLNMQEELLRLYRDNAFTALFITHSVSEAVFLASRVVVMSARPGRIHEVIDVDLPYPRERELRFEPAFTELVSRTSRSLKEAA; encoded by the coding sequence GTGACGCTCTACGACACGGTGAACGACGCCGACGCGCGGACGCTGCTCTCCGGCATGGAGGTCTCCTTCGCCGGGGTGAGCAAGCGCTTCGGCGGCCCGGGCGATGCCGAGGGCACGCTGGCGCTGACCGACATCGACCTCGACATCCGCGAAGGCGAGTTCGTCGCGGTGGTCGGCCCGTCCGGCTGTGGCAAGTCCACGCTGCTGCGCCTGGCCGCCGGCCTGGAGCCGGTGACCGACGGCGCCGTCGCGGTGCGCACGAACTCGATCGGCTTCATCTTCCAAGAAGCCACGCTGCTGCCCTGGCGCAAGGTCCGCCGCAATGTCGAACTCTCGGCCGAACTGGCCGGGGTCGACCGCGCGGTGCGCCGCGCCCGGGTCGAGCGGGCCATCGAGGCGGTCGGCCTGGCCGACTTCGCGAACAAACTGCCCAATCAGCTCTCCGGCGGTATGCGCATGCGCGTCTCGCTGGCCAGGGCGCTGTCACTGGAACCGCGGCTGATGCTGCTCGACGAACCGTTCGGCGCGCTCGACGAGATGACCAGGCTGAACATGCAGGAAGAGCTGCTTCGCCTCTACCGCGACAACGCCTTCACCGCGCTGTTCATCACCCATTCGGTGTCGGAGGCGGTGTTCCTGGCCTCCCGCGTGGTGGTGATGTCGGCGCGCCCCGGCCGCATCCACGAGGTGATCGACGTCGACCTGCCGTACCCGAGGGAGCGGGAGCTGCGCTTCGAGCCCGCCTTCACCGAACTCGTCTCGCGAACCTCGCGCTCGTTGAAGGAGGCTGCCTGA